The following DNA comes from Cellulomonas soli.
GTGCAGGGCGGCGAGATCACGGCGTGGGACGAGGTCGACGTCCGGTGGGACCTCGCGCACGACGAGGGCACCGAGGGGTCTCACCACGCGCGCGTCGCACGGTTCGTCCGCGAGCGCGGCGTCGGCATCGTCGTGGCCGGTCACATGGGCCCGCCGATGGTGCACATGCTCGGCAAGCTGAAGATCGCGACCGTGCTGGGCGCGCAGGGGTCGGCACGCGACGCCGTGCTCGAGGCCGTCGCGGCCGGCATTCCCGCGGTCTGAGCGCGTTCCCGGGGCCCGCCCGCGCGGGCGCCCGGACCGCCGTTCAGGGCTGGGCGGCGAGGATCGCGTCGATCTGCCCCAGGGCACCGGTCATGCCCTCGACCATGCCCATGCCGACGACCTGCTCGAGCTGCTCGGCGGACGCGAACCGCGTGGTGATGACCATGCGGGTCACGTCGCCGTCGGGCTGCAGCTCCATGTGACCGCGCATGGTGGGCATCTCCCGGTCGGGGGCGCCGGAGTCGTCGGCGAACCCGTCGTCGAAGACGATCGCGCGGTGCGGGTCGATCGTGACGAACGACCACCAGCCGTGGGCCTTCTCGCCGTCGGGTCCGGTCATGTAGTACCGGGCCTCGCCGCCGGGCACGAAGTCGTGGTCGACGAACGTGGCCGGCCAGTCCGGCGGACCCCACCACTGCTCGAGCTGGCGCGGGTCGGACCACAGCTGCCAGATGCGTTCGGGGGTCGCGGTGAACTCGGAGGTGATGCTGAAGGTGAGCGCCTCGGGGTCGGTGGCGCTGCGGAGCACGGTCATGGTGCGTCTCCTGGCGTGTGCGGTGGGCTGTGAGGCTCGGCGAGCAGGTCGCCGAGGCGGTCGATCCGTCCCCGCCAGACCTGCTCGTACTCCTCGAGCAGCCGTGCGGCGGTCCGGATCGTGCCGACGTCGCCGCGGACGAGGCGCTCGCGGCCGTGGCGTCGCTTGGTGACGAGCGACGCGCGCTCGAGCACGGCGACGTGCTTCTGGACCGCGGCGAAGCTCATGTCGTAGCGCTCGGCGAGCGCCGACACGGACTCCTCGCGCACCAGCACCCGGGTGACGATGTCGCGTCGGGTGCGGTCGGCCAGCGCCGCGAAGAGGCGGTCGACGCCGTCCTGGTCCAGCTCATCTACAACCATGTGGTTGCACATTACTCGCCGGGCGTCAGCCTGGGAAGGGCTACCCCTCCGGTGCGTCCGGCGTCCTGGCGAGCGACCAACGGATCAGCCCGGTGACCAGCCGACCGGCAGGCCGCGCGACCGCCCGCCGCACCGGCGACGACCCCGGCGCGACCAGCTCGCGCGCCCACGGCGGCAACGTCGCGACCGCACACCCCGTCAACCCCGCGTACGGCACCCGCAACGTCCACGGCACCGGCGGCTGGTGCAGCAGGAACCCGATCGTGTCCCGCGCCGCCGGCGACACCGCCAGCTCCGGACGGTAGGCGTCGAGCTGCGCAGCCAGCTCCGCCTCCGTACGCGGCGGGTCGACCACCCCCAGCCGCTCGGCGACCGTCGCCAGCTGCGCCACGTACTCGTCGTAGCCGGCAGGCGTCAGCGGGTGCGCCCCCACCGCGCGGTGCGCCGCCACGAAGCTGTCCACCTCCGCGACGTGCACCCAACGCAGCAGGTGCGGGTCGCTCGCCCGGTAGCGCACCCCCTCGGGCGACGTGCCGCGCACCCGCTCGTGGATCGCGCGCACCCGGTCGACCGCCGCCTGCGCGTCGTCGGCCGTGCCGAACGCCGTCACCGCGAGGAACGTGCTCGTCCGCGCCAGGCGTCCCCACGGGTCGCTGCGATACCCCGAGTGGCCGGCCACGCCCGCCATCGCCGCCGGGTGCAGGGCCTGCAGCAGCAACGCCCGCAGCCCGCCGACGAACATCGACGCGTCCCCGTGCACCTCGCGCACCGGCGATCCCGGCGAGAACCAGCGCGGGCCCGGCGTGCCGTGGATCCGCTCCCTGGCCGCCACGCCGTCAGGGCCGGCCACCCGCGCGAACAGGGCGTCACCGGCCCGCTGCCGGACACCGCCGAGGAGGGACGTGGGCACCATGCGTCGATCGTGCCCTGCCGTGGCCGCGGGCGCGGGCCGAGCGGGCCGAGACCGTCAGGCGCCCGGCGCCTCCGGACGCGCGGGCCACGGGCAGGTGAGCCGGTACGCGCCGGCCCCCAGGCGTCGGTGTCGACCGTCGGGGAGCTCGACGTCGCCGACCGTGCCCTCGGGGAACGCCACGTCGATCGTGAACAGACCCTCCTCGACCGACCAGGCGGTGCGCACCGGTCCACGGGGAGTCGCGAGGCTCGCCCTCGCCCAGGTCAGACGAGCATCCGGGACCGGGGCGATCCGGACCCGCCGGTAGGCCGCCTCGCCGGGGGTCGGCTCGTCGACCAGGCGGATGCCTGCGACGTGGGTGTACAGGAACGAGGCGACCGCGCCCTTGCTGTAATGGTTGAGCGACCCGCGGGCGTTCCCGTCAACGTCGACGCCGTCCCACCACTCCCAGACGGTGGTCGCGCCCGCGGCCAGCATGCCGAGCCAGGAGGGTGCGTCCTCGCTGGTCAGCAGGTCGTAGGCGATCTCGGCGTGCCCGTGGTCGGCGAGCACCGGCAGGAGCATGCCGGTGGACAGGAAGCCGGTGCCGAGCGTGCCGCCCCGCTCGGCGATCAGCTCGACGAGCCGCGCGGCGGCGGCCGTTCGCTGCGCGGGTGGCAGCAGGTCGAACGCGAGGGCCCGCACGTAGTGCGCCTGGGACTCCTCGGTCAGGCGCCCGTCGACGCCCACGTACTCGCGCTGCCAGGCGTCCCGGGCAGCGTCGGCGAGCGCCGCGTACCGCTGCTCGACGTCGGGCAGCCCGAGCAGGGCGCCCGTGCGGGCCAGCAGGTGCGCCGAGCGGTGCAGGTACGCGGTCGCGACGATGCCGTGGTCGGCGACCGGGTCGGGTCGCGGCGGGACACCGGGCTCGAGCCACTCGCCGAAGTGGAAGCCCGTGTCGAGCAGCGCGTGCTCGTGCGCGGCGGGCACCGGTCGTCGGGCCGTCCGGTCCGGATGCCGGGCCCCGGCCGCGCGCGCGGCGGCGTGGTCGACCCAGCGGCACATCGCGGGCAGCTGCTCCCGCAGTGCGTCGAGGTCCCCGTACGCCCGCCACAGCTCCCAGGGCACGATCACCGCGGCGTCGCCCCAGCCCGCCGACCCGGCGGCGGCGTCCTCGAACACCACGCCCGAGGGTCGGTCGCCCGCCGGGTTGGGGACGACCGTGGGGACGCGCCCGTCCGCCCACTGGTCCGCGGCAAGGTCGCGCAGCCAGCGCTCGGAGAACTCCTTGACGTCGTAGAGCAGCGCGGCGGTGGCGACGAACACCTGCCAGTCGCCGGTGAACCCTGAACGCTCGCGCTGCGGGCAGTCGGTGGGCACGGCGCACACGTTGCCGCGCAGGCTCCAGCGGACCGCCTCGTGCAGCGCCTCGAGCCGGGGGTCGCTGCACGCGAACGTGCCGACCGGTGCCAGGTCGGAGTGCACGACGACGGCCCGGATGCCGGCGCGGACCTGCTCGGCGCCGACAGCGCTCGGCAGGCCGTCGACCTGCACGTAGCGGAAGCCGTGCGTGGTGTGCCGGGGTTCGAACACGTCGCCGTCGCGCCCGGCGGAGACGACCTCGTCGACCTGGCCGGCGGGCAGGGTCTGCCCGGTGGAGAACACGAACGCCCGCAGGTGGTCGGTCGTGAGCAGGCCGTCGGGGTCGAGGTGCTCGCCGTGCGTGAGGGTCAGCCGGGTGCCTGCGGGGCCGAGGGCGGTCAGCCGTACCCAGCCGTTGAGGTTCTGCCCGAAGTCGACGAGGACGCTGCCCGGGCGCGCCTCGCGCACGGCCGCCGGCGCGAGCTCCTCGATCCTGCGGACGGGCGGCCCCTCGGCGGGCACGAGCCGGGCGCGATCGGCGATCAGGTCGGTGGAGCAGCCGCCGGTGCTGTCGCCGTCGGCGTCGAGCGGCTCGACCGGGAGCCAGCCGACCGGCGACCCCGCGCCGCGGTACCAGGCGGGGTCGTGCCGGCGCAGGTCGGTCGTCTGGCCGTCCATGAGGTCGGCGCGCGTGATGTGGCTGGTGCGGGACGTCCAGGCGTCGTCGGTCGCGACGAGGGTGCGGGGCGATCTCGTTCCCTCGGCGTCGGAGGCGACGACAGCGGCGAGGAGCACCGTCCGGTCGCCGAACCCGTCGGGTCGGCGCTCGAACCCGTGCCGCCCGCGGAACCACCCGTCGGAGAGCAGCGCGGCGATCGTGTTGTCGCCCTCGTGCAGCAGGTCGGTGATGTCCCAGGTCTGCACCTGCAGGCGCTTGCGGTAGGCGGTGAAGCCGGGGGTCAGCTCCTCGTCGCCGACGCGCACGCCGTTGAGGAACAGCTCGTAGACGCCGTGCGCGGTGGCGTGCACGAGCACGGGTCCGGTGCCCCCGTGGGGCGGCACGGCGAACGTGCGGCGCAGCAGCATGGCGGGTCGCTCACCGGCGGGCAGCGGGTGCGGTTCGGCCGGGGCGATCCAGCGGGCGTCGCGCAGCGCCTCGCGCAGGCGGTCGGCGTGCCCGTCGCGCTGCGGGTCGCGCGGCAGCCCGTGCGGTTCGCGCCGCGAGCCGTGCGGCGGGGCGCTCGTGAGGGTGGCGCTGCTGGGGGACATGTCCGGCGTCTCCTTCGACGGGTGCGGTACCTACCGATTGGAAACGTATCACTTAACAACTGGTCGGCGTCCTGCTACGGTCCGACCCAGGGACTCAACGGTCGAGTCCTCCGACAGCAAAGGCGCTCGTCATGACCACCTCCCCTGCCGCGCCCACCGCCGCGGCCCCCGCCTCCGCCCCGCCGGCCGCCCCACCGGCCATCACGATCGACGCCGCGATCGCCGCGCAGCCCGCCGCACCGCCCGCGTTCCGCAATCCCGGCGCAGGCTTCCTCGTCGGCCTCGGGGCCGCGAACGTCGCCATGATGGGC
Coding sequences within:
- a CDS encoding NifB/NifX family molybdenum-iron cluster-binding protein yields the protein MIVCIPVTNDGLVGHGWGRAARVALAEVQGGEITAWDEVDVRWDLAHDEGTEGSHHARVARFVRERGVGIVVAGHMGPPMVHMLGKLKIATVLGAQGSARDAVLEAVAAGIPAV
- a CDS encoding SRPBCC family protein; its protein translation is MTVLRSATDPEALTFSITSEFTATPERIWQLWSDPRQLEQWWGPPDWPATFVDHDFVPGGEARYYMTGPDGEKAHGWWSFVTIDPHRAIVFDDGFADDSGAPDREMPTMRGHMELQPDGDVTRMVITTRFASAEQLEQVVGMGMVEGMTGALGQIDAILAAQP
- a CDS encoding ArsR/SmtB family transcription factor — translated: MVVDELDQDGVDRLFAALADRTRRDIVTRVLVREESVSALAERYDMSFAAVQKHVAVLERASLVTKRRHGRERLVRGDVGTIRTAARLLEEYEQVWRGRIDRLGDLLAEPHSPPHTPGDAP
- a CDS encoding oxygenase MpaB family protein; amino-acid sequence: MVPTSLLGGVRQRAGDALFARVAGPDGVAARERIHGTPGPRWFSPGSPVREVHGDASMFVGGLRALLLQALHPAAMAGVAGHSGYRSDPWGRLARTSTFLAVTAFGTADDAQAAVDRVRAIHERVRGTSPEGVRYRASDPHLLRWVHVAEVDSFVAAHRAVGAHPLTPAGYDEYVAQLATVAERLGVVDPPRTEAELAAQLDAYRPELAVSPAARDTIGFLLHQPPVPWTLRVPYAGLTGCAVATLPPWARELVAPGSSPVRRAVARPAGRLVTGLIRWSLARTPDAPEG
- a CDS encoding alpha-L-rhamnosidase produces the protein MSPSSATLTSAPPHGSRREPHGLPRDPQRDGHADRLREALRDARWIAPAEPHPLPAGERPAMLLRRTFAVPPHGGTGPVLVHATAHGVYELFLNGVRVGDEELTPGFTAYRKRLQVQTWDITDLLHEGDNTIAALLSDGWFRGRHGFERRPDGFGDRTVLLAAVVASDAEGTRSPRTLVATDDAWTSRTSHITRADLMDGQTTDLRRHDPAWYRGAGSPVGWLPVEPLDADGDSTGGCSTDLIADRARLVPAEGPPVRRIEELAPAAVREARPGSVLVDFGQNLNGWVRLTALGPAGTRLTLTHGEHLDPDGLLTTDHLRAFVFSTGQTLPAGQVDEVVSAGRDGDVFEPRHTTHGFRYVQVDGLPSAVGAEQVRAGIRAVVVHSDLAPVGTFACSDPRLEALHEAVRWSLRGNVCAVPTDCPQRERSGFTGDWQVFVATAALLYDVKEFSERWLRDLAADQWADGRVPTVVPNPAGDRPSGVVFEDAAAGSAGWGDAAVIVPWELWRAYGDLDALREQLPAMCRWVDHAAARAAGARHPDRTARRPVPAAHEHALLDTGFHFGEWLEPGVPPRPDPVADHGIVATAYLHRSAHLLARTGALLGLPDVEQRYAALADAARDAWQREYVGVDGRLTEESQAHYVRALAFDLLPPAQRTAAAARLVELIAERGGTLGTGFLSTGMLLPVLADHGHAEIAYDLLTSEDAPSWLGMLAAGATTVWEWWDGVDVDGNARGSLNHYSKGAVASFLYTHVAGIRLVDEPTPGEAAYRRVRIAPVPDARLTWARASLATPRGPVRTAWSVEEGLFTIDVAFPEGTVGDVELPDGRHRRLGAGAYRLTCPWPARPEAPGA